One stretch of Mesotoga sp. UBA6090 DNA includes these proteins:
- the dhaL gene encoding dihydroxyacetone kinase subunit DhaL, with amino-acid sequence MKEAISAAKVSEILNGACNSLEKNYVDEFRALDAAIGDGDLGITIRKGCTAIIETLKNFQTEDIGALIKKCGIQFNQANPSTFGVLTASAFIEGGKKVLGKESLTLDEIAGMFRAALEGIMKRGRAKTGEKTMLDALEPAVEALEKASSEGKSISEAFEKAAEAAEYGLERTKDMEAKKGRAKAFGSRTVGEQDPGATVVYRFLREVSEELNKS; translated from the coding sequence TTCTAAATGGTGCCTGCAATTCACTGGAGAAGAACTATGTCGATGAGTTTAGAGCTCTTGACGCTGCCATAGGTGACGGAGATCTAGGCATCACTATAAGAAAGGGCTGCACGGCGATAATCGAAACTCTGAAGAATTTTCAAACTGAGGATATAGGGGCTCTGATAAAGAAGTGTGGAATTCAGTTCAATCAGGCAAATCCCTCCACTTTCGGAGTTCTGACGGCGAGCGCGTTCATTGAGGGGGGCAAGAAGGTTTTGGGTAAGGAGTCTCTCACTCTGGATGAAATCGCCGGTATGTTCAGGGCTGCACTAGAGGGAATTATGAAGAGAGGAAGGGCAAAAACGGGAGAGAAAACGATGCTTGATGCTCTTGAGCCTGCTGTGGAAGCTCTTGAAAAGGCTTCTTCTGAAGGCAAATCGATTTCCGAGGCCTTCGAGAAAGCAGCAGAGGCCGCGGAATATGGACTGGAAAGAACTAAGGACATGGAAGCAAAGAAGGGCAGAGCAAAAGCATTCGGCAGCCGTACAGTCGGCGAACAGGATCCCGGAGCAACAGTTGTTTATCGCTTTCTGAGGGAAGTTTCAGAAGAACTAAACAAATCTTGA